One Coffea arabica cultivar ET-39 chromosome 5c, Coffea Arabica ET-39 HiFi, whole genome shotgun sequence DNA window includes the following coding sequences:
- the LOC140007809 gene encoding probable glutathione S-transferase parC: MDGGVILLDAYVSMFGMRLRIALAEKGVKYEYREENLPKKSPFLFQMNPIHKKVPVLILNGKPICESLIALQYIDEVWHDKNPLLPSDPYKRAQARLWADFVDEKVHTLGRKTWAAKGEEQEAAKKEFIEALKVLEGELGEKPYFGGEEFGYVDVALIPFYSWFHAYETCGNFKIGTQCPKFVAWAKRCMQRESVSKSLADPEKVYDFVLILKKHFGVE; encoded by the exons ATGGATGGCGGAGTGATTCTGTTGGATGCATACGTTAGTATGTTTGGCATGAGGCTAAGAATAGCATTAGCTGAGAAGGGTGTCAAGTATGAGTACAGGGAAGAGAACTTGCCCAAAAAGAGCCCATTTCTTTTCCAAATGAATCCCATTCACAAGAAAGTCCCTGTGTTAATTCTCAATGGTAAACCAATTTGTGAGTCTCTCATAGCCCTTCAATATATTGATGAGGTTTGGCATGATAAGAACCCATTGTTGCCATCTGACCCTTACAAGAGAGCTCAAGCTAGACTCTGGGCTGACTTTGTTGACGAAAAG GTCCATACTTTAGGAAGAAAAACCTGGGCTGCTAAAGGGGAAGAACAGGAGGCAGCCAAGAAGGAATTCATAGAGGCACTCAAGGTACTAGAAGGGGAACTTGGAGAGAAGCCTTACTTTGGAGGTGAAGAGTTTGGATATGTAGATGTGGCTTTGATTCCTTTCTACAGTTGGTTCCATGCCTATGAGACTTGTGGAAACTTCAAAATTGGTACTCAATGCCCAAAGTTTGTGGCATGGGCTAAAAGGTGCATGCAGAGGGAGAGCGTGTCCAAGTCCCTTGCTGATCCTGAAAAGGTTTATGACTTTGTTCTGATACTGAAGAAGCACTTTGGGGTTGAATAA
- the LOC113690819 gene encoding probable glutathione S-transferase, producing MGEEVVLLDFLTSIFATRVRIALAEKEVKYESKEEDLMNLKKSPLLLKMNPIYKKIPVLIHNGRPVCESLIIVEYVDEVWKGKASLLPSHPCDRAQARFWADFIDKKLEGFARKIWSTKGEEQQAAKIGFINCLKTLEEGALGDEPYFGGDNFGFLDVALLGHYSWFYTYEKFGKFSIEADCPKLMAWGKRCMERDSVSKSLADPIKVYESVLLWQKLRGQE from the exons ATGGGTGAGGAGGTGGTTCTCTTGGACTTCTTGACTAGCATTTTCGCTACCAGAGTCAGAATTGCTCTAGCCGAGAAAGAAGTCAAGTATGAATCCAAGGAAGAAGATCTaatgaatttaaagaaaagtcCGTTGTTGTTAAAGATGAATCCCATCTACaagaaaattccagttttgatcCACAATGGAAGACCTGTTTGTGAGTCCCTAATTATAGTTGAGTATGTTGATGAGGTATGGAAGGGCAAAGCTTCCCTCTTGCCCTCTCATCCTTGTGACAGAGCTCAAGCTAGGTTCTGGGCTGATTTCATTGACAAAAAG CTAGAGGGTTTTGCTCGTAAAATATGGTCGACAAAAGGAGAAGAGCAGCAGGCAGCAAAGATTGGCTTCATAAATTGCCTGAAGACGCTGGAGGAAGGAGCATTAGGAGACGAGCCTTATTTTGGAGGTGACAATTTTGGGTTTCTTGATGTGGCTCTTCTTGGACACTATAGCTGGTTCTATACCTACGAGAAATTTGGTAAATTCAGTATAGAAGCTGATTGCCCCAAGCTGATGGCTTGGGGAAAGAGGTGTATGGAAAGGGACAGCGTTTCCAAGTCTCTTGCTGACCCCATAAAGGTCTATGAATCTGTGTTGCTGTGGCAAAAGCTTCGTGGACAGGAGTAA
- the LOC140007808 gene encoding uncharacterized protein, with translation MSMITGSGSRITIPAPEIPPSHAIFSAKIKRQSKKKNQLKFIKTLDCKTLQMCAAAREPFGEARSMRHKNQRKSASMIFQSSLAARCVAIQALASVERHPTLTMPRIKGDIMAPKLSDNGPRVPPGGGGGPGRGGGGGSGGNGGGGYWYLYGGFFLLLFLAFLSYLKDHEEPGM, from the exons ATGTCGATGATAACTGGGAGTGGAAGTAGGATCACCATCCCTGCACCAGAAATACCACCAAGTCATGCTATTTTCTCAG CGAAAATCAAGCGTCAGTCCAAGAAGAAAAATCAGTTAAAGTTTATCAAGACATTGGACTGTAAAACATTGCAGATGTGCGCCGCAGCACGCGAACCGTTTGGTGAAGCAAGATCCATGAGACATAAAAATCAGAGAAAGTCGGCCTCAATGATCTTTCAATCATCTTTG GCTGCAAGATGTGTTGCCATACAAGCTCTAGCCAGTGTAGAAAGACATCCAACACTTACGATGCCTCGAATTAAAG GTGATATAATGGCACCGAAGCTCAGTGACAATGGCCCTAGAGTTCCTCCAGGAGGTGGTGGAGGTCCTGGAAGAGGTGGCGGAGGAGGCAGTGGTGGAAATGGTGGAGGAGgatattggtatttatatggtggattctttcttcttctgtttcttgcttttctttcatATCTGAAAGATCATGAGGAGCCAGGAATGTAG
- the LOC113690075 gene encoding probable glutathione S-transferase parC, whose protein sequence is MSEASEEVILLHFWTSMYGMRARVALEEKEIKYEHKREDLDTGNKSELLLKMNPIHKMIPVLIHNGKPVCESLIIVEYIDEAWKGKTTSLLPSDPYERAQARFWADFVDRKVYTYGRQVTWSRKGEEQEAAKIGLISSIKTLEEEALGDKLYFGGEKFGYLDVAVIGLCSWMYTYEIVGKFSAEIECPKLMAWAKRCMERDSVSKSLPEPDKLYKGIMELKMSFGLE, encoded by the exons ATGAGTGAGGCAAGTGAGGAGGTAATTCTGTTACACTTCTGGACTAGCATGTATGGCATGAGGGCAAGAGTTGCACTGGAAGAAAAAGAGATTAAGTACGAGCACAAACGTGAGGATCTAGATACTGGCAACAAGAGCGAGTTGCTCTTGAAGATGAACCCAATTCACAAGATGATTCCGGTTCTGATTCACAATGGAAAACCTGTTTGCGAATCCCTCATTATAGTTGAATACATTGATGAGGCGTGGAAAGGTAAAACAACATCACTCTTGCCTTCTGATCCTTACGAGAGAGCTCAAGCCAGGTTCTGGGCTGATTTTGTTGACAGAAAG GTGTATACATATGGCCGCCAAGTCACGTGGTCAAGAAAAGGAGAAGAGCAAGAAGCTGCAAAGATTGGCTTGATAAGCTCCATCAAGACTCTGGAGGAGGAAGCCCTCGGAGACAAACTTTACTTTGGGGGTGAAAAGTTTGGGTATCTTGACGTTGCCGTTATTGGTCTCTGCAGTTGGATGTATACCTATGAGATCGTTGGCAAGTTTAGTGCAGAGATCGAGTGTCCGAAGCTGATGGCCTGGGCTAAGAGGTGCATGGAGAGGGATAGTGTCTCCAAGTCTCTTCCTGAACCCGACAAGCTCTACAAAGGCATTATGGAATTGAAGATGTCTTTTGGACTCGAATAA